TGGAAGACCGGGTTCGAACCGGCGACCTCTGGAACCACAATCCAGCGCTCTAACCAACTGAGCTACAACCACCATTTATAAGCGGCAGCAAAGGTAATTTTTTTTCTTCTACTAATCAAAAGAAAATAATCTTTAAATAAAATACAATTTTATAAATTATCACTTTATCATATGGTCCCAAAACCTTATTTCTTCGATGAATTTTTGTTCTTTTTAATAAATCGGATTTTCATAAATCTTAATATTTCAAGAATACTAAAATGCATTTATAAATTAGCAATTAATCGCATAAGAATGTTTTGATTGTGTTATCTTAGTTTGTTAAACAATCTTATTTAAAGAATACAAAAGATATAGATTCATTGACTTAAGAATCACAAATCCTTTTATTCTGTTACTTTAACCACGGAATGAAAATATTTTTCCTTTTTGCATATATACTACTTTCAATTTTAAGCTTCCAGGCCATTTTAACTAAATACCCCAATAATTCTGTACGGTCCGATCAGGTAATGCGGGACACCGTTCATATATTGGAACTTAATAGGAAGGCAGAGGAACTGCGGTATAAAAAATCGGATTCCATTCGTATTTTGGCCTTAAAAGCTTTGGAACTTAGCAGCGAAATCGATTACGAAAAAGGGATATTCTATTCCACATACAATTTAGCTAGCCACGAACTATATCAGGGCAATACCGCTAAATCCTTGGAATACAACTTAAAGGCCATCAAAAATCCTAACCTGAAATTGTATCCAAGTATAGCCATCAAAATTTATAATGATATCGCCCAGGCCCACTTTATAAAAGCGGAACATCCAAAGGCTTATGAAAACTTTTTAATGGCCAAATATCTTGCAGAAGATACCCAAAATAAAACGGAGATAATACGAATCAACAGCAATTTGGGGACCATGTTCCTATTAATTGGGGATTATGAAGAATCCATGGCATATTATGACAAGGCTAGAGAATTCATTGATGAAGACACCCCAAATCATATCCACGGTCTCATACTTTCTAATTTAGGCTACCTAAATATGAAAAAGAAAGCTTTGGATATTGCTTTGGACTATTTGAACCAAGGATCCATTCTCGCTCAAAAAACCGACTATTCAACGATTAAAGCTTTTAACTACCTTACTTTAGGTGAAGTATACCGTCTAAGCGAACAATATGATAATGCATTGGAATTCTATAAAAAGGCGTCTACGGAGTACCTTGAAAATGGAGACAAAAAAGGTACTGCAGATCTTTATTTTGGATTGGCTATGGTGCATATGGAATTGAAAGAATTTACACTGGCCAAGGAGTATGCTCATAAAAGCCTTAATCTATATTCTTCATTCAATTTAAAAACAGGACTGGAAAAATGTTCAAGACTTTTGTACCAAATAGCTAAATCAGAAAATGATATAAATACCTCCTTAGTATATCTGGAGAGAGCTGAGGCTTATTCAGATTCTATTTCCAAGGAACAAAACAGAACCAATATAGCCATGCTCAAAGCCAAACTGGCATTTGAGGAGGAAAGAAAGAAACTTGACCAGAAGAACCTGACCACGATAAACCAACAAAGAAATTATATCAGTTGGTCCATGTGTATACTTGTGATTGCAGTTTCAATAATTATCATAATCTATAGATCCAACAAGAAAAGAAAGCAACTCAATGCAGTTTTGGCCGATAAAACAAGGAATTTGTTAGAAAATGAGCGAATACTCAACGAAACCAATGAGACCAAGGATAAATTATTTTCCATTGTAGGTCATGACTTAAGAGGTCCCATCATCTCCTTGAAAGGATTGCTTGAAGTATCCTTAAAGGATATAAATGGGGAAAGTCAATTTAAAAGGTTCGGTCCCAAATTGCACAAAGATTTGGAACATATACATTTTACATTGGACAACCTTTTGAATTGGGGTCAAACTCAAATGCAAGGAGCCTCCGTGAACCCCGTTAAAATAATTGTAAAGAAGGAATTAGAAGAAATTATTGGTTTATTCGAGGAAAATATAAAAAATAAGAATATTAATCTTTTGAGTTCATTAGATAAAAGTTTGTGCGTAATGGCCGATTTGAATCACTTTAGAATTATTTTTAGGAACCTCATAAGCAATGCCATCAAGTTCACTCACGAAAACGGAACTATACATATCAAAGGAGAAATTACCGACAATCATACAATAATTAAAGTAATTGACAATGGAGTGGGTATGTCCAAAGTAAATATCAATAAAATTTGGGATAACAAAGAGCATTTATCCACTTTTGGAACACAATCTGAAAAAGGAACAGGATTAGGGTTGATGCTTTGCAAAGAAATGGTTGAAAAAAACAATGGAAACATCCAGTTGGAGAGTGAAATAGATGTAGGGACTTCGTTCTTCATTAGTTTGTCAAAATGTCCTTAAAACCCCAACAATTTAATTTATAAGAGAATTACTTTTCTTAATATTTTAAATTTACAGTATTATTTATATAGGTAATAAAAATGATATTTTAGAATTATATCATCGACCAAATGCATAATTTACAGATAAAACACACAAAAAATGGAAGTTCACAACAATTATTGAAATTTTAAATAGAACCATCCTAAATTTAATTTTTTAATGAGCTCTAACCGGTGATAATTAAATTTAAACTTCTTAACATACCCTTTTTGAGTGGTTCCGTTAAAACAGGAATGCTTTTCGTATTTCTCTTTTATGCCAATGGTAATTTTGCCCAATTATCCTTAAGGGACTCGCTACAAATAGAAGTTGCCAAACTTCAAAATTCAACCAAAGAGAATACCGATTATATCGATTTAATACTTGAGTTAGGACTCGAGCAACGTTATTATAATTTGGATAGCCTAAAAATTTTGTCCAATGAAGGTCTGAAACTGAGTACCAAAATTGATTACGCAAAAGGAATGGCAAAGTCATATTTGGGATTAGGAACTTTTTATTCCGACAAAGGTAAGTACGATCAGTCCATTACCAGTTTAAAAAAGGCATTGGAAATCAGTGTGGATTCCCATGATGATCAATTGAGGCTTACCATACTAAACACCATAGGCGGACAATATGATTATAAAGGCGATTTTGACCTCGCCCTTAGGGAATATTTAAAGTGTATTGAGATAGCAGAATACTTGAACGACCAAAATATGCTATCAATCGTTAATGAGAACATAGCCAATCTTTACATTACACAGAAGGATTATGAAGAAGGAATGTTCTATTATGAAAAAGTAAAAAAAATCAATGAAAAAATTGGTGATCCCATAATCATTGCAGAAACGATGAGTAATATGGCATCTACATATGCCGATATTGGCAAACTGGAACTGGCCATGTTCAATATCAACACCGCAATAAAGACTTTTGAGGAAAACAAAATTATAGATTGGCTGGCTTATGCCTATCAGGTTAAGGGAAAGGTCTATCTAAAACAACAGAAAAACAAATGGGCTCTTTATTGGTACTCCCAAAGTGAGTATCTGCATGAAAAATTAGATGACATAAGGGAAAAAATAACCCTTTTGACAGGCATAGCCGAGGCCCAACTTAATTTAGGGAAGGATAGTATATCCAGAATTTATGCCCAACGTGCCTATGACCTTTCCAAAAACATCGACGCTGCTTCAGGTATAGAGGAAGGCTCAAAGCTTCTTTATCAAATACACAAGAACAACGGTGATTTTAAATCCGCATTGGAATATCATGAAATTTTCAAGGATGTTTCCACTAAGATTACAAGAAAAGAAAGCATGAAGGGACTCAACATGCTTAAGACAAAAATAGCTTATGAAAAGCAGAAAGAATATTTGATACAAGAAAACGAAAAGGCGCTTTCCAAACAAAAGAACTATGTATATGCCTCTTTGATTATCCTGTTTATATTTTTGGTCATAACTATTCTGATAAAGCGAAATGCCAAAATTCAAAAAAAGTTGAATAGGGAGCTTATTTTGAAGCAAGAGGATTTAGAAAGGAAGGAAAAATATCTACATGAAGTTAACCATACCAAAAACAAACTTTTTTCCATTATTGGTCATGACCTGAGAGGCCCAATTGGTGCATTCCAAGGGTTGATCAAATTATTTAAGGAAGGGGAAATGTCAAAAGATGAATTCATCGGTTTTGTACCAAAATTGAAATCAGATATTGACCATATATCCTTTACTTTGAACAACTTACTATCTTGGGGGCAAACCCAAATGAACGGATCTGTAACTAAACCGGGGCTTACTTCCATTGAAAATATTGTCAATGAAAACATTTCATTGCTTTCAGAGGTGGCAAATGCCAAATCTATCAAACTGATTAACAGAATAGAGCCCAATACAACAACATGGTGTGATAGTAATCAAATCGATATTGTTATTAGAAACCTGATGAGCAATGCACTAAAATTTACACCAGAGAACGGAATCGTTACCATTGGTGCAGTGGAAAGAACAAAACAGTGGGAAATTTATGTTCGGGACAATGGAGTTGGGATGAGCGAGGAAACCCTTGGAAAAATATTCGACCAATCTGGAACACATTCCACATATGGTACAAATGACGAAAAGGGAACTGGTCTTGGCCTGTCCTTGTGCAAGGAAATGGTAGAAAAAAACAATGGGATTATATGGGTAGATAGTGCCATTAACAAAGGCTCTAGCTTCTATTTTACCATTCCCAAGGCACGCAAGGAGTATAAAAAAACGGCTTAAATCAAAGAGTCTAATGACTCTACCGCAAGCATTCTTTCTACCGTAAAGCCCTCGGCATAATCAACACCAACTAACCTACCTAAATCTTGCGCCCTATAGCGAACACTTTCAATGAAAGTCTTGCTACTTATTGGAGTTTCTGGTTCCTTACTTTTTGGATCATGGAATTGTGAGGAGTAGGCCAATATGGCCTCCGTTTTCCTTTCCATAAAATTACTGATATCAACAACAAAATCTGGGGTAAGGTTTTTCCATTGAATATAGTGATATACTGATTTTGGCCTCCATTTTTCCTGTGGCATGCCTTCAAATTGTGTTTCTATTTTGACAAGTCCACTTAAAAAGCAGGAATCACTTACCAATTCGCTTCCTTTGGCATGATCTATATGTCTGTCATCTATGGCATTACAAAGAACAATTTCAGGTTGATATTTTCTAATCATCCTGATTATCTCCAACTGATGTTTTTCATCGTTTACAAAAAACCCATCCCTGAATTCCATATTTTCCCTAATGGCTACTCCCAATATTCCTTTGGATTCCTCAGCTTCCTTATCACGAATTTCTGCGGACCCCCTTGTTCCCAGCTCCCCACGGGTCAAATCTATGATGCCAACCTTCTTTCCATTAGCTACTTCTTTTGCTATGGTCCCAGCGGCACCCAATTCCGCATCATCAGGATGTGCACCAAACACCAGTATATCTAATTTCATTTAATCGTTTTTAGGTTTTTGGATGGATAAAATAATTTAAACTGAGGTTTTCGATGTATTCTTTACAACAGCCAAAGCGTTCTGAATATCCTCAATAAGATCTTCCGGCTCCTCAATCCCTACCGAAAAACGTATCAGACCATCTTTAATGCCCTGTTGCGCCCTAACTTCAGGACTCATCAACGAATGTGATGTTTGGGATGGAGATAAAACTGTACTCTCTACCCCCGCCAAGCTCATAGAGGATTTTATAAGCTTCAAGGATTTTTGGAAAAGTGAAGCATCCAAATAGGGCTTTAATTCAAAGGAAAGCATGCCCCCGAAACCCTTCATTTGCCTTTTGGCCAACTCATGATCTTTATGTGATGTTAAACCTGGATAATAAACAGCATCTATATCGGTATGTGATTCCAGAAATTTGGCCATTTCCATAGCATTTTCATTCTGTGCCTTTACCCTAAGTCCCATGGTTTTTATGCTTCGTTCCAATAACCAAACCGTATATTCGCTCAGGCTACCGCCAAAGTTTTTGGCTAAATGGAAAATCCGGTTTATCTGTTCTTTACTCGCGGCAACAGCCCCTGCACAGATATCCGAATGTCCACCCATATATTTTGTTGCGCTGTGGATGACTATATCGATGCCAAAATCGATAGGGTTTTGGTTCACCGGACTGGCAAAGGTGTTATCGATCATGGAAATTATACCTTTCTTTTTAGCAATAGAGGCTACTCCTTCAATATCAGTTATGGTCAAAAGAGGGTTTGATGGTGTTTCAATATAAATGACCTTGGTGTTATCCCGAATTTTTTCTTCAAAATCCTTTGGTTGCCAACCCTCCGTAAAGGAATAGGAGATTCCATATTTATCAAATTCCTCCGTTACCAAATTGTAGGTTCCCCCATATAGCGTTTGCTGCAGAACCACATGGTCCCCAGCCCTAAGAAACGCCAACAAGGCCGTACTGACCGCTGCCATACCACTACCAAAAATCAATGCGGACTCTGCATGTTCCAAAGCCGCAATTTTTTTACAGAGCCCTTCCTGATTGGGGGTGTTAAAATAACGGGGATACCGTTTAACATCCACATCATCAAAAGCATAGGATGTGCTCATATACAAAGGTGATACGGCACCTTTGTGAACAGTGTCTTCTAATTCCCCTATATGTGTACATACCGTGTTTAAACCCTTTCCTTTTGCGTTCATACTCATAATTTAAATCAAAGCTTTAAAGGTACGAAAACGACCTATATTTCTATTCTTTTCCAATTTCCCTTTTTAAAAAGAATAATGGAAATTATGGCCAACAAAACTTCGGCCAAGGTAATTGCCAAAAACACGCCCACGGCTCCCCAGTTAAAATAGAATGCCGCAACATAGGCAAATGGCAACTGAAAAGCCCAAAAGGCCAATAGATTTATTTTTGTGGGTGTTCCTGTATCACCTGCACCATTAAATGCTTGCGTAACCACCATGCCATAGGCATAGAAAATATAACCTGCCGCAATTATCCTCAGACAAAGTGCACCATTTTCAACGACCAAGGGAGTTGTATTGAACCAGCCTACTATTTCAGTTGAAAACAGTAGATAAATCAAAGAGACAGCTGCCATAAAATATACGTTATACCTTCCCGTTTTCCATACAGATCTTTCTGCCCGCTCCGGCTGCTTGGCTCCCAAATTCTGCCCAACCAAGGTTGCAGCGGCATTGCTCATCCCCCAGGACGGCATTAAAGTAAAGAGCATCACTCTAATGGCAATAGTATATCCTGCCAAAACTTCGCTACCAAACTCCGACATCATTCGCATTAAGAATACCCAACTAGAGGTACCTATTAAAAACTGGGCAATCCCCCCTAGAGAAACCTTGATCAAATTGATCATAACCTTAAAATTAAAAATAAGGTCTTTTAAGGCAAGTTTTATTTTGCCCCAACCAAAAAACAAGATGCCCAACTGAAATAATACAGCCATTCCCCTTCCAATATTGGTGGCAATGGCAGCACCAGTAACACCAAACTCAGGTATTGGTCCCCATCCAAAAATAAAAAAGGGATCCAAGATTATATTCAATCCATTTGAAAGAACAAGGGTCCACATGGCAATGGAGGCATCACCGGCCCCCCTAAAAATAGCATTTATTAGAAATAGTAACATGATTACTACATTGCCGCCCAACAACCATTTCGTGTACCCATAGCCCTCCCTGATTAGGTCAGGTTCCGCACCCATTAATGCAAGAATGTCCTTGGCAAATATAAAACCCAGAATGCCCGTTAGAACGGAGATAAAAACTCCAAGGCCTATTGCCTGAACAGCGGCTTCCTTGGCACCAGAAATATCTTTGGCTCCTACCCTTCTGGCAACTATGGCCGTGGCCGCCATGCTTAAACCAATGGCCAACGCATAGATAAGTGTTATTACAGACTCGGTAAGACCAATGGTAGCTACTGCATTGACGCTAACTTTTGAAACGTAGGCGATATCTACCAATGCAAAAATAGATTCCATTAGCATTTCCAATATCATGGGTATGGAAAGCATAAAAATTGCCCTGCGAATGCTACCCTGGGTAAATTCGGATTCCTTACCGGTTACGGCGATCCAAAAATAGGAAGCTATATTTTTTATTGAGTATTTATTTGAACTCATTGAAAAGAAATTTATAATTGATAAAAAAAGAAATTATAAGCCAAGGTCGTTTTGAAGAATACGACCAAAAAAGGCTTTAAACAGCGGGTATAAATTCCTAGAGTTCCATAATAGGGCAAAGATGCAAAAAATTATAATTGAAAATATATTTTACCGATTGATAAAATCATCTATTTTTCCAAAAAGGAACTTCCAAACAAATTAAAACTCTATGAAATATTCTTTGATTTGCCTCTTTCTACTAAGCATTATATCGATATCCTGTAAAAACTCGGCAACCCTAATTACCGAGAAAAAGGAAACCGGATACCAGGGTCAAGGTGCCAGTCCCGTGGTACCTACGGTAGATAGACCCGTACAGAAACAATGGAAAGGTATATGGTCTCAAGAGAATAAAACTTATTTTTCTAATGATTTCGATGGTGCCCGTTTAAACGGTGTTGCGTTCGATGGAAACGATCATTATACCGTTTGGATAACTGCTGAAAACACCCCAATTAACGTTAGCCCATGGTATTCCTTCAAGGTTTGGACCGAAAACCCTAGGGAAATCACCATAAAACTCTCTTATCAAGATTCACGCAGTAGATATTACCCAAAACTAAGTTTAGACGGTGTCCATTTTAAACCTCTGGATAGCACTGCATATAAGATTATCAATCCTGGTGAAGGTGAGTTCGGTATAAAAGCGGCACCCGAATTTGCAGAAATTGCCCTGAATATTGACAATAATCCCACTTGGATTTCTGCCCAGGAACTTTATACTTCAAAAAGAGTACAAAATTGGGTGGATTCATTGTCCATTAAACCTTTTGTTTCAAACTACGAAATAGGTAAATCACATGAAAACAGGGCCATCCAGCTGATGGAAATCAAGGAAAACCCCTCTACCAAAAAGGCCCTGATGATTATTTCAAGGCAACACCCTCCTGAGGTAACGGGGTTTTTGGTCATGAAATCCTTTATTGAAACCATTACGGGAGATAGCCCGCAAGCCAAAGAGTTCCGTAATAAATTTGATGTTTTTGCAGTACCCCTTATGAACCCAGATGGTGTTGACAACGGTCATTGGCGTCATAATATGGGAGGTATAGACCTTAACCGTGATTGGGAAAACTTCAATCAACCAGAAACAAGAAGTGTCCGGGATTTTTTAAATAAAAAAAGTGATGCGGGATATGAATTTGTTTTCGGTGCCGATTTTCATTCCACTTGGGACGACATCTACTACCCCATCGACAGCACTGTGATTGGTGAAAAAGGTAAAATAGTGTACGACTGGATTAAAAGCATTTCAAACCGACTTCCCCAAAAACGCACGAATATAGCTCCTTCGAACAAAATAAAACCTACTATGGTTTCTAGAAATTATTTCTATGTTAACCATGGTATGCCTGCCATTGTTTTTGAACTGGGGGACAACACCCCACGCAACTTTCTCAAGGAAAAAGGAAAAGTGGCTGCAGAGGAAATCATGCGATTGTTACTGGCCGACTAAAGTTTATTTTGAGTAATTCACCTTGTACCTCCAATAGCTTAAACCTCCTAGGGCAAGTACCCCTGCTATGGTATACCAGATGAACATAGGGGTAATTACCTGTGCCCCACTAGCATAACTATGTAGACCTACTAAGTAAAAGTTTACGCCAAAATAGGTCATCATGATACTACCAAACGCAACAATGCTTAGAAAATTAAAAGTCCATCTACCTCTAAGTCCAGGCACCAATCTTGTATGGATCACAAAGGCATAGACCATAATGGATATCAAGGCCCAAGTTTCCTTAGGGTCCCAGCCCCAATAACGACCCCAACTTTCGTTTGCCCATTGGCCACCCAAAAAATTACCAATAGTTAGCATAATTAAACCAACGGTCAACGATAGTTCATTGATTATGGTAAGCTCCTTCAAGTTTAAATCCATTCGCTTTTTGTTCTTTTTATTGGTCAAAAGAATCAATACCAAGGAAACAACACCCAAAATCATTCCTACGGTGAGTGGTCCATAACTACCAACGATTACGGCAACATGAATCATTAACCAATAACTATCCAATACAGGAACCAAATTACCTACCGCTGGGTCCACCCAGCTTTGATGGGCAATCCATAACAGCATGGCTGTAACAAAAGATGCAGCGGCCAGGGTCATTGTATTTTTTCTAATGAACAACATTCCCATACCCATAGTAGCCCATGCCACGTATAAAATACTCTCATAAGCATTACTCCAGGGCGCATGTCCAGAAATATACCACCGAAGAATCAACCCAGCTGTATGCCACAAAAATAGAATAATGATGGTTCCCTTTAATAGATAAACCATTGCCTTCCATATTTCCCTTTCCTTAAAAATTTGAAATACTAAAACAAAGAATAACAACAGACCCACCAAAGCATAATACCTATAAAGCCTATTGAAAATATTAAGTTTGTTATAAATTACCTCGGTATTTATTTTCTTGTCCGATGGTAAAACTTCACTACCATTATTTACCTGATTTTGCTTAAATGCTGCTAAAAGTCGGTCGGCTTCGGAATAATCCCCAGTTTGTTGAGCCTTGCTTAAGGTCATTAAGTAATAAGGCATGGCATTCTTAACAAAATTGGCATATAAGGAATCCTGAACCTGTATCTGCCCTCCTCGATATTCTACGGCGGAAATCCATTTATTGTTTTCATCATTCAGAAGAGGGAATATCTTCACTATATCCTGTCCCAAAGCTTGGTTCAATAAACTCAATCGAATATTGGCATCCTTAAAATCCTGCTCGAATTTATTCGGATTGTTCGTGGCGGTTGCTTCCCGTAAAAAGGGCTCTAACTTATAATTGCCTTTTGTATCGAAAAAGTCGGTGGCCTTAACATATTCCTGTCCCTTTGGAACCCCTATTATCTTTCGGATACTGTCATTTTGTGCCTTCTTATCCAAAGCAATAAACTCAGCATTGTACCAAACTGCAGGATTCATGATCATGGAAAGAAAAATCTGATCTGAGCTAAATCCCAGATAGGTATCCTTAAAACTCAGTTTTCTCAATAATTCTGAAGAAAAGGTATTGATGGGCTTCATTCTTCCACCCTCATCCTGTATGACCAATTTCCCAAATTTATCGGCATGTTCCTTGGCCACTATGGAGGATTTTATAAGCGAATCTATTTGTTGTTGGGTAGGTGTTTGGGTATGGTCATGACCATCGTCAACGGTATGTTCCTGTGCATTTAAAGAAGTGGACAATCCGATTAAAAGGACGATGGTGGTCAGCAGCTTTTTCTTTTTTTCCTTAAGCTTATCCAAGGATTCCGCCAAATCCTTAAAACGTGTCTTACCAAAGAACATAATCCCCATAAGCCCAATATAAAGTAAGAAATAACCAATGTAGGTAATCCAAGTACCCCAAAAATCATGGTTTACGGAAAGTCTTGTCCCTTTCTCATCAGGATCAAAACTAGCTTGGAAAAAACGATACCCCTTATGGTCCAAGATATGGTTCATATATATATCATAATCAAAAGGCCGTTCGTCCTTAATGGTCACCTTACTCATGAAGGAGGCGTAGGCATTTTCCGTACCCGGGTATTTTTCTGCGATAAAATCGTTCAACTGGATGGCGAAAGGAAGTTCGTAAACTTTGGAACCATATCGCAAGGCAAAGTCAAGTCCGCCAACGTTAATCTTATCCGTAAACTGGGTCTGTCCCTTACTACCTAAAACCTTTACTTCCTTAGTTTCTCCATTGCTAGATACGGAAAGTACTAGGGCGTCCAAATCAAATTCCATTTTTTCAGATTCGGGGATTTCAACAATACCATAATTCCCCCGTACCAAGGAATCGGGTATTACAAATTGCATGTTAGCCGTGTTGTATAGCGAACGTAACTGCAAAGGCTGTAAACTATCCTTGGCCAGCATACCCTGAAATTGGTCTGCCATTCTCATAAAACTGCCATCAAAAGCCGACACAATTTGATACTGCCCCCCATTGGTAAATATATTAATGGCTCCTTCGGTTTCATTGTTTAACGAGAAAAGAACCCCGTGGATACTCATTACCTTTCCGTTTTCCAATAAATGCTCATGGCGCTGACCATCTCCCGCTTCCACTATTTTGAGATAGGTATTGCCAGTTGACCCCGGTATAAGTCCTTCCTTAGCACCATCGATAAAATCCACATAAGAAATAGTGAATTCCTGACCGTTAAAATCACCGGTCCAGGGCAAATTGGACTTTATTGCCTCAGGAGTCACGATTAAATCATCCTCCAACGTTTTTCTTCTCGGCTCTCCATTTATGTCTCCTTCTACATAAGCGGTTAAATACGTTTTGTCCGAATAAAACACATTCTCTGTTTCACCTTCCCTTATGGGCATCATACCCTCAAAACTTATGTATCTAGTAACAAAAGCACCAACGATAATGAGTATCCAAGAAAGATGTAAGATCAAAACCGGCCATTTTTCCTTTCTAAGCAATCTATATCGGGAAATATTTCCGATAAAATTGATGACAAAAAAGACCATGATTACCTCGAACCATGTGGTATTGTATATCCATATTC
This window of the Maribacter cobaltidurans genome carries:
- the ccsA gene encoding cytochrome c biogenesis protein CcsA: MTDLLKKIFFSTRLMSVLFIVFAVAMAFGTFIESWYSTETARIWIYNTTWFEVIMVFFVINFIGNISRYRLLRKEKWPVLILHLSWILIIVGAFVTRYISFEGMMPIREGETENVFYSDKTYLTAYVEGDINGEPRRKTLEDDLIVTPEAIKSNLPWTGDFNGQEFTISYVDFIDGAKEGLIPGSTGNTYLKIVEAGDGQRHEHLLENGKVMSIHGVLFSLNNETEGAINIFTNGGQYQIVSAFDGSFMRMADQFQGMLAKDSLQPLQLRSLYNTANMQFVIPDSLVRGNYGIVEIPESEKMEFDLDALVLSVSSNGETKEVKVLGSKGQTQFTDKINVGGLDFALRYGSKVYELPFAIQLNDFIAEKYPGTENAYASFMSKVTIKDERPFDYDIYMNHILDHKGYRFFQASFDPDEKGTRLSVNHDFWGTWITYIGYFLLYIGLMGIMFFGKTRFKDLAESLDKLKEKKKKLLTTIVLLIGLSTSLNAQEHTVDDGHDHTQTPTQQQIDSLIKSSIVAKEHADKFGKLVIQDEGGRMKPINTFSSELLRKLSFKDTYLGFSSDQIFLSMIMNPAVWYNAEFIALDKKAQNDSIRKIIGVPKGQEYVKATDFFDTKGNYKLEPFLREATATNNPNKFEQDFKDANIRLSLLNQALGQDIVKIFPLLNDENNKWISAVEYRGGQIQVQDSLYANFVKNAMPYYLMTLSKAQQTGDYSEADRLLAAFKQNQVNNGSEVLPSDKKINTEVIYNKLNIFNRLYRYYALVGLLLFFVLVFQIFKEREIWKAMVYLLKGTIIILFLWHTAGLILRWYISGHAPWSNAYESILYVAWATMGMGMLFIRKNTMTLAAASFVTAMLLWIAHQSWVDPAVGNLVPVLDSYWLMIHVAVIVGSYGPLTVGMILGVVSLVLILLTNKKNKKRMDLNLKELTIINELSLTVGLIMLTIGNFLGGQWANESWGRYWGWDPKETWALISIMVYAFVIHTRLVPGLRGRWTFNFLSIVAFGSIMMTYFGVNFYLVGLHSYASGAQVITPMFIWYTIAGVLALGGLSYWRYKVNYSK